A stretch of the Arachis stenosperma cultivar V10309 chromosome 6, arast.V10309.gnm1.PFL2, whole genome shotgun sequence genome encodes the following:
- the LOC130934726 gene encoding uncharacterized protein LOC130934726 has product MSQHLEGKVVIAGDFNAITSQAEKEGGGQKSATTIATFTNFIDSNELVDIEMVGHPFTWTNRRQGEDLAKERLDRYLVGMKWKLKFPNAVVHRLTESGSDHAPLLMETEPQSWHSKRRFKYQERWCGEEDVKRIVSEVWRMEVVGSAMFSLAQKLKVCRHRLVQWQKTHKANSRKEIEDLQAKLEELRVAGINGGEEVTSLEKKLELAYLKEESYWREKSRVKWLKEGDQNTRFFHQKFQSRMRRNRIWRLVGRDNEIASKPEDIAKIAEDYFCDIFTSSCSADPNRYLEDLEPKVTTSMNRRLQRPVTMDEVKRATFSVHAQSAPGDDEFTARFFHFFWDVVGGDVFKAARSFFHSGRILKSFNHTQICLIPKVPDANDMTQSAPNTSQSILELLEIYEGFSGQKVNLNKSAIFFSHNTPQNTRLAIAQTLNIEHIGAQDKYLGLPSIVQKSKKATFGAIKDKVQKRIMGWKRSLLSSGGRHTLLRAVGEAIPIYTLSCFKLPDTLLTEIHSMLSQFWWGQKGAERRMVWIKWDTMTRPKKDGGLGIKDLRAQKLALLGKQCWRLMKYPNSTLSRMLKAKYFRYTDFLHTEIGSVPSWGWRSVLEGRKVIEKGLLWKIGSGTNAHIFHDPWLPPPVPFNVPQNALTIPPDLQVYYAAAQLDGRQKTLLIAALCWSTWKARNLCVFEKVISPAPEIVKEASNLVRELVSHT; this is encoded by the exons ATGAGCCAACACCTAGAAGGAAAAGTGGTAATAGCAGGCGATTTTAATGCTATAACAAGCCAAGCGGAAAAGGAGGGTGGAGGCCAAAAATCAGCAACCACCATTGCAACATTCACTAATTTTATTGACAGTAACGAATTAGTGGATATTGAAATGGTGGGGCACCCTTTCACGTGGACAAATCGAAGACAAGGAGAGGATTTGGCGAAGGAGAGGCTTGACCGCTATTTAGTTGGGATGAAATGGAAGTTGAAGTTTCCGAATGCAGTGGTGCACAGGCTCACAGAGTCAGGCTCGGATCATGCTCCACTTTTGATGGAAACCGAACCTCAATCTTGGCATAGTAAAAGGCGGTTTAAATACCAGGAACGTTGGTGTGGAGAAGAGGATGTCAAGAGAATTGTCAGTGAAGTGTGGAGAATGGAAGTTGTAGGCTCAGCTATGTTCTCCTTGGCCCAAAAGTTGAAAGTTTGTAGACATAGACTAGTTCAATGGCAGAAAACTCACAAAGCAAACTCTCGAAAAGAAATTGAGGACCTTCAAGCTAAACTAGAGGAGTTGCGGGTGGCTGGAATCAATGGGGGAGAGGAGGTTACCAGTTTGGAGAAGAAGTTGGAGCTGGCATATTTGAAAGAAGAGAGCTATTGGCGAGAAAAATCTAGAGTCAAGTGGCTAAAAGAAGGAGATCAGAACACTAGATTCTTTCACCAGAAATTTCAATCAAGGATGCGAAGGAACAGAATTTGGAGATTAGTGGGGAGGGACAATGAGATTGCATCGAAACCGGAGGATATTGCAAAGATAGCTGAAGACTACTTTTGCGATATTTTTACTTCTTCTTGTTCGGCTGATCCGAATCGATACTTAGAGGATTTGGAGCCAAAGGTTACAACTTCCATGAACCGTAGGCTCCAAAGGCCAGTAACTATGGACGAGGTCAAAAGAGCTACATTTAGTGTTCACGCTCAGAGTGCTCCTGGTGATGACGAGTTTACAGCTAggttttttcactttttttggGATGTAGTTGGAGGTGACGTTTTTAAGGCAGCAAGAAGTTTCTTTCACAGTGGCAGAATTCTAAAAAGCTTCAATCATACtcaaatttgtttgattccaaaGGTGCCAGATGCCAATGACATGACTCAG AGCGCACCTAATACAAGTCAAAGTATTCTAGAATTGCTAGAGATCTATGAGGGTTTCAGTGGGCAAAAAGTCAATCTGAATAAGTCAGCTATCTTTTTTAGTCACAACACACCTCAGAACACAAGACTAGCAATTGCTCAGACACTAAATATTGAACATATCGGAGCACAAGACAAATACCTGGGACTGCCCTCTATAgttcaaaaatcaaagaaagcaaCCTTTGGAGCTATCAAGGATAAAGTTCAGAAGAGGATTATGGGTTGGAAAAGAAGTCTATTGTCATCAGGTGGTAGGCACACGCTATTGAGAGCGGTGGGGGAGGCaattcctatttatacactctctTGTTTCAAGCTCCCGGACACGCTGTTGACTGAGATTCATAGCATGCTCTCGCAATTTTGGTGGGGTCAAAAAGGCGCAGAACGAAGAATGGTTTGGATTAAATGGGACACAATGACAAGACCGAAGAAAGATGGCGGGCTGGGGATCAAGGACCTAAGGGCGCAAAAATTGGCTTTATTGGGAAAACAATGTTGGCGTCTAATGAAATACCCTAATTCTACTCTATCAAGAATGCTCAAAGCTAAATATTTTAGATATACAGATTTCCTACATACAGAGATAGGAAGCGTACCGTCGTGGGGCTGGAGAAGTGTTCTTGAAGGGCGCAAGGTGATCGAGAAAGGCTTGTTATGGAAAATAGGCTCTGGCACTAATGCTCACATCTTCCATGACCCCTGGCTCCCACCACCAGTGCCCTTTAATGTTCCTCAAAATGCACTCACAATCCCGCCAGATCTGCAAGTGTATTAC GCAGCGGCTCAATTAGACGGTAGACAAAAGACCCTCCTCATAGCGGCGCTGTGTTGGAGCACTTGGAAAGCGAggaatttgtgtgtttttgaGAAGGTAATAAGCCCGGCACCAGAGATAGTGAAAGAAGCCAGCAATTTAGTGCGTGAACTCGTGAGCCATACCTGA
- the LOC130934727 gene encoding uncharacterized protein LOC130934727: MVNSPLGWSYESEPLTFYAKCTQYGSGCDWLIRVSLISRKYCWVIRRYNGSHTCTTATISQDHSKLDSITIAEAIKPLVEVDPSLKVKSVIAEVQSKFNYTVSYRKTWLVKQRAVEKIFGGWKASYEALPIWFEAMCHKEPSAVVHFETMPAYQGDDLVGDIRVLHRVFWSYYPCIRAFRHCKPVVQVDGTHLYGKYKGCLLVAVSQDGNNNIVPIAFAIVEGETSDACCGT, from the exons ATGGTGAATTCGCCGTTGGGATGGAGTTATGAGTCTGAGCCGTTGACATTTTATGCCAAGTGTACACAGTATGGGTCAGGGTGTGACTGGCTTATCAGAGTTAGCTTGATCAGCAGGAAGTACTGTTGGGTTATAAGGAGGTATAATGGTAGCCACACCTGTACCACCGCCACCATTTCACAGGATCATTCGAAGCTGGACTCTATCACAATTGCAGAAGCAATAAAGCCACTAGTTGAAGTTGACCCCTCCTTAAAGGTAAAATCGGTTATAGCAGAAGTGCAATCGAAATTCAACTACACCGTCAGTTACCGGAAAACATGGTTGGTTAAGCAGAGGGCagtagaaaaaatatttggaggtTGGAAAGCATCGTATGAAGCCTTGCCTATATGGTTTGAGGCCATGTGTCACAAGGAGCCATCAGCTGTTGTCCATTTTGAGACTATGCCTGCATATCAAGGCGATGACTTGGTGGGTGATATTCGGGTATTGCATCGTGTATTTTGGAGTTATTACCCTTGTATTAGGGCATTCAGACATTGTAAGCCAGTTGTCCAGGTGGATGGGACTCACTTGTACGGAAAGTATAAGGGTTGTCTGCTTGTGGCAGTTTCACAGGATGGCAACAACAATATAGTCCCGATTGCCTTTGCTATTGTTGAGGGAGAGACTTCTGATGCATG CTGTGGAACGTAG